The Coffea arabica cultivar ET-39 chromosome 1e, Coffea Arabica ET-39 HiFi, whole genome shotgun sequence genome has a window encoding:
- the LOC113709216 gene encoding transcription factor MYB48-like, giving the protein MTPHEERLVLELHSKWGNRWSRIARKLPGRTDNEIKNYWRTHMRKKAQERKKAAISPSSSSSSSSSPSFSNCSSSISNGNSPSMESGPITETKERSFYDTGGLEMLTAKGNKTGQAEEERLQKVYSMDEIWKDIEFSDSDAIQPVYDGYGEGGCNFSSQTMASPVWDYCPVSLWMMDEDESKMFPPISDQFYSFYNQESTILTG; this is encoded by the exons ATGACTCCTCATGAAGAGCGCCTTGTCCTTGAGCTTCACTCCAAGTGGGGAAATAG ATGGTCAAGGATTGCTCGTAAATTACCTGGGAGGACTGATAACGAGATCAAGAACTACTGGAGAACCCATATGAGGAAGAAGGCTCAAGAGAGGAAAAAGGCTGCCATATCtccctcatcatcatcatcatcatcatcatcaccatcATTCTCCAACTGTTCCTCCTCAATATCCAACGGTAACAGCCCAAGTATGGAATCTGGGCCAATCACTGAGACAAAGGAGCGAAGCTTTTATGACACTGGAGGTCTTGAAATGCTCACTGCCAAGGGAAACAAGACTGGTCAAGCAGAGGAAGAAAGGTTGCAGAAGGTGTATTCCATGGACGAAATATGGAAAGATATTGAGTTTTCTGACAGTGATGCAATTCAACCTGTGTATGACGGTTACGGCGAAGGAGGCTGCAACTTCTCCAGTCAAACAATGGCTTCTCCTGTGTGGGATTATTGCCCTGTCTCGCTGTGGATGATGGATGAAGACGAGAGTAAGATGTTTCCTCCCATAAGCGatcaattttattctttttacaACCAAGAGAGCACGATTTTAACTGGCTAG
- the LOC113709230 gene encoding very-long-chain (3R)-3-hydroxyacyl-CoA dehydratase PASTICCINO 2B-like isoform X4 has product MSRLFKLYLLSYNSLLALGWTLSLFKILSNFSLTKSVSGTYASAGELICFLQTIAFLEVIHGAIGIVPSGVLFPLMQWGGRTHFLLAVVRGINEVIRYLHYAINSTGNPPYWITYLSVAHVPSTSFHKGKKFICRFLCFPPFQLLHICCDSAHLLSISVAETVPSLVQAEIVKTP; this is encoded by the exons ATGTCTCGGCTGTTCAAGCTCTATCTCCTCTCCTACAATTCTCTTCTAGCTCTCGGATG GACATTATCtctcttcaaaattttgagCAACTTTAGCTTAACTAAATCAGTCAGTGGAACTTATGCTTCCGCTGGAGAATTAATAT GTTTCCTGCAAACAATTGCATTCTTGGAGGTTATTCATGGAGCTATAG GGATTGTTCCTAGTGGAGTACTATTTCCTCTGATGCAGTGGGGTGGAAGGACTCATTTTCTGTTAGCCGTTGTTCGAGGTATTAACGAG GTGATCAGATACTTACATTATGCCATTAATAGCACTGGAAATCCTCCTTATTGGATCACTTACCTCAG TGTGGCTCATGTACCAAGCACTTCCTTTCATAAAGGCAAAAAATTTATATGCAGATTTCTTTGCTTTCCTCCCTTTCAGCTACTACACATTTGTTGTG ATTCTGCTCATCTTCTATCCATTTCTGTGGCTGAAACTGTACCTTCACTTGTTCAAGCAGAGATCGTCAAAACTCCTTAA
- the LOC113709230 gene encoding uncharacterized protein isoform X2 yields MSRLFKLYLLSYNSLLALGWTLSLFKILSNFSLTKSVSGTYASAGELICFLQTIAFLEVIHGAIGIVPSGVLFPLMQWGGRTHFLLAVVRGINEVIRYLHYAINSTGNPPYWITYLRYTAFIVLYPIGVAPGEMWLMYQALPFIKAKNLYADFFAFLPFSYYTFVVILLIFYPFLWLKLYLHLFKQRSSKLLNQHKKKKI; encoded by the exons ATGTCTCGGCTGTTCAAGCTCTATCTCCTCTCCTACAATTCTCTTCTAGCTCTCGGATG GACATTATCtctcttcaaaattttgagCAACTTTAGCTTAACTAAATCAGTCAGTGGAACTTATGCTTCCGCTGGAGAATTAATAT GTTTCCTGCAAACAATTGCATTCTTGGAGGTTATTCATGGAGCTATAG GGATTGTTCCTAGTGGAGTACTATTTCCTCTGATGCAGTGGGGTGGAAGGACTCATTTTCTGTTAGCCGTTGTTCGAGGTATTAACGAG GTGATCAGATACTTACATTATGCCATTAATAGCACTGGAAATCCTCCTTATTGGATCACTTACCTCAG GTACACTGCATTCATTGTGTTGTATCCCATTGGAGTTGCTCCGGGTGAAA TGTGGCTCATGTACCAAGCACTTCCTTTCATAAAGGCAAAAAATTTATATGCAGATTTCTTTGCTTTCCTCCCTTTCAGCTACTACACATTTGTTGTG ATTCTGCTCATCTTCTATCCATTTCTGTGGCTGAAACTGTACCTTCACTTGTTCAAGCAGAGATCGTCAAAACTCCTTAACCAgcataaaaagaagaaaatttga
- the LOC113709230 gene encoding uncharacterized protein isoform X1 — translation MSRLFKLYLLSYNSLLALGWTLSLFKILSNFSLTKSVSGTYASAGELICFLQTIAFLEVIHGAIGIVPSGVLFPLMQWGGRTHFLLAVVRGINEVQKLPSVFITFVAWSLSEVIRYLHYAINSTGNPPYWITYLRYTAFIVLYPIGVAPGEMWLMYQALPFIKAKNLYADFFAFLPFSYYTFVVILLIFYPFLWLKLYLHLFKQRSSKLLNQHKKKKI, via the exons ATGTCTCGGCTGTTCAAGCTCTATCTCCTCTCCTACAATTCTCTTCTAGCTCTCGGATG GACATTATCtctcttcaaaattttgagCAACTTTAGCTTAACTAAATCAGTCAGTGGAACTTATGCTTCCGCTGGAGAATTAATAT GTTTCCTGCAAACAATTGCATTCTTGGAGGTTATTCATGGAGCTATAG GGATTGTTCCTAGTGGAGTACTATTTCCTCTGATGCAGTGGGGTGGAAGGACTCATTTTCTGTTAGCCGTTGTTCGAGGTATTAACGAG GTCCAGAAACTGCCATCTGTTTTCATTACTTTTGTTGCTTGGAGTTTATCTGAG GTGATCAGATACTTACATTATGCCATTAATAGCACTGGAAATCCTCCTTATTGGATCACTTACCTCAG GTACACTGCATTCATTGTGTTGTATCCCATTGGAGTTGCTCCGGGTGAAA TGTGGCTCATGTACCAAGCACTTCCTTTCATAAAGGCAAAAAATTTATATGCAGATTTCTTTGCTTTCCTCCCTTTCAGCTACTACACATTTGTTGTG ATTCTGCTCATCTTCTATCCATTTCTGTGGCTGAAACTGTACCTTCACTTGTTCAAGCAGAGATCGTCAAAACTCCTTAACCAgcataaaaagaagaaaatttga
- the LOC113709230 gene encoding uncharacterized protein isoform X3: protein MSRLFKLYLLSYNSLLALGWTLSLFKILSNFSLTKSVSGTYASAGELICFLQTIAFLEVIHGAIGIVPSGVLFPLMQWGGRTHFLLAVVRGINEVQKLPSVFITFVAWSLSEVIRYLHYAINSTGNPPYWITYLSVAHVPSTSFHKGKKFICRFLCFPPFQLLHICCDSAHLLSISVAETVPSLVQAEIVKTP from the exons ATGTCTCGGCTGTTCAAGCTCTATCTCCTCTCCTACAATTCTCTTCTAGCTCTCGGATG GACATTATCtctcttcaaaattttgagCAACTTTAGCTTAACTAAATCAGTCAGTGGAACTTATGCTTCCGCTGGAGAATTAATAT GTTTCCTGCAAACAATTGCATTCTTGGAGGTTATTCATGGAGCTATAG GGATTGTTCCTAGTGGAGTACTATTTCCTCTGATGCAGTGGGGTGGAAGGACTCATTTTCTGTTAGCCGTTGTTCGAGGTATTAACGAG GTCCAGAAACTGCCATCTGTTTTCATTACTTTTGTTGCTTGGAGTTTATCTGAG GTGATCAGATACTTACATTATGCCATTAATAGCACTGGAAATCCTCCTTATTGGATCACTTACCTCAG TGTGGCTCATGTACCAAGCACTTCCTTTCATAAAGGCAAAAAATTTATATGCAGATTTCTTTGCTTTCCTCCCTTTCAGCTACTACACATTTGTTGTG ATTCTGCTCATCTTCTATCCATTTCTGTGGCTGAAACTGTACCTTCACTTGTTCAAGCAGAGATCGTCAAAACTCCTTAA
- the LOC113709223 gene encoding aquaporin TIP1-2, which yields MPISRIAIGSPAEASQPDALKAALAEFISMLIFVFAGEGSGMAFSKLTDNGSTTPAGLVAAAIAHAFALFVAVSVAANISGGHVNPAVTFGAFVGGHITLLRSVLYWIAQLLGAVVACLLLKFSTGGLETAAFSLSSGVSVWNALVFEIVMTFGLVYTVYATALDPKKGDLGIIAPIAIGFIVGANILAGGAFDGASMNPAVSFGPAVVSWTWTGHWVYWLGPFVGAAIAAIVYELFFIHQTHEQLPVAEY from the exons atGCCAATTTCAAGAATTGCAATCGGATCCCCAGCTGAGGCCAGCCAGCCTGATGCCCTTAAGGCTGCCTTGGCAGAGTTCATCTCGATgctcatttttgtttttgctgGTGAAGGCTCTGGCATGGCTTTCA gCAAACTCACAGATAATGGATCAACCACGCCAGCTGGGCTTGTTGCTGCAGCAATTGCCCATGCCTTCGCCCTGTTTGTGGCCGTTTCAGTGGCTGCTAACATTTCAGGGGGCCACGTTAACCCCGCTGTTACGTTCGGCGCCTTTGTGGGTGGTCACATTACTTTGCTAAGGAGTGTTTTGTACTGGATTGCCCAATTGCTTGGCGCTGTGGTTGCCTGTTTGCTTTTGAAGTTTTCCACTGGTGGACTG GAAACAGCAGCATTTTCCCTTTCATCTGGTGTGAGCGTTTGGAATGCACTAGTTTTCGAGATAGTGATGACTTTTGGACTGGTGTACACAGTTTATGCAACTGCACTGGATCCAAAGAAGGGGGACCTTGGAATCATTGCCCCCATTGCAATTGGTTTCATAGTAGGTGCTAACATCTTGGCTGGTGGCGCCTTCGATGGTGCATCCATGAACCCTGCCGTGTCCTTTGGACCCGCTGTTGTCAGCTGGACATGGACAGGCCACTGGGTCTACTGGCTCGGCCCCTTCGTCGGTGCTGCCATTGCTGCTATTGTGTATGAGCTCTTCTTTATCCACCAAACTCATGAGCAGCTCCCCGTCGCAGAGTACTGA